One Candidatus Hydrogenedentota bacterium genomic region harbors:
- a CDS encoding sigma-70 family RNA polymerase sigma factor — MLYAVALRLTRNPADAEDLTQNTFVKALRFHDKFREGTYIKAWLLTILRNTFINEYRRKTRRPTEVELSGFESAPETTPDPEVFFEPREGNKEDLLELVDDPVRKAIEALPDDFRNAVIMADLEDMSYKEIADIMKCPLGTVMSRLYRGRKLLREALEDYARERRMVVDPL, encoded by the coding sequence ATGCTCTATGCCGTGGCGTTGCGCCTGACCCGTAATCCGGCAGACGCCGAAGACTTGACACAGAACACCTTTGTCAAGGCCCTGCGCTTTCATGACAAGTTCCGCGAGGGGACCTACATCAAGGCGTGGCTGCTGACCATTCTCCGCAACACCTTCATCAACGAGTACCGCCGCAAAACCCGCCGCCCGACTGAGGTTGAACTTTCCGGCTTCGAGTCGGCTCCGGAGACCACGCCTGATCCCGAGGTCTTTTTCGAGCCCCGCGAGGGCAACAAGGAAGACCTTTTGGAACTTGTGGACGATCCGGTGCGCAAGGCCATCGAGGCGCTGCCGGACGACTTCCGCAACGCGGTGATCATGGCCGACCTCGAGGACATGTCCTACAAGGAAATCGCCGACATCATGAAGTGCCCCCTGGGCACGGTGATGTCAAGGCTGTACCGCGGCCGAAAACTTCTGCGCGAGGCCCTCGAGGACTACGCGCGGGAGCGCCGGATGGTGGTTGATCCCCTCTGA
- the recG gene encoding ATP-dependent DNA helicase RecG, which yields MEKDLPTAAPAPQAEAVSLSSPVSALEGIGPKRAALLEQLGLRTLGDLLFHFPREYRDYRQITPIAEVRQGELATVEAEIIGMRHVRLPRRQSLAHLTLQDATGTMSATFFGRGFLVGTVFVKGARGLFTGKVSEYKGPCLANPEYELLTGDEEDLLNTGRLVPVYPAAEGLTQRMLRRWVRALLPLAAPLAAEALPGKLRARHGLPGMEEALREVHFPGSPENAASARRRLAFEELLVLQADILERRQSLRRESRAHPNRINGPLLKGLHRRLPFVLTGAQERAVSDIVSDMASPVPMLRLIQGDVGCGKTLVALHAVAVAADGGAQTAFMAPTEILAEQHAASLRELLEPMGLTVAVLTGNTPDSRRIRELVAGGGVDVVVGTHALFQESTRFKRLGLAVIDEQHRFGVCQRALLSAKGPRPDVLQMTATPIPRSLALTVFGEMDLTVIDEMPPGRQPVKTRRIPESKLPDLYRHIGKEAGLGRQTYIVCPLVEESAHRGGQTAVLRHFQELSEGPLAGVPAAVLHGRMCQEEKDAVLRAFRRGEVRVLFSTTVIEVGIDVPRATMMVIENAAEFGLTQLHQLRGRVGRGSETSYCFLLGKPKTPEGRERLEILCEHGSGFDIAEADLRLRGPGEVFGARQAGISDLRLADLILDARLLDLARREAAALIGKPKELNALRGSPFFGMQRQIQSA from the coding sequence ATGGAGAAAGACCTGCCAACCGCCGCCCCCGCCCCGCAGGCGGAGGCGGTTTCACTGTCCAGCCCCGTTTCGGCGCTGGAAGGCATCGGCCCCAAACGGGCGGCCCTCCTGGAGCAGCTTGGCCTGCGCACGCTGGGCGACTTGCTGTTCCATTTTCCCCGCGAGTATCGGGACTATCGGCAAATCACCCCCATCGCCGAAGTGCGGCAGGGCGAGTTGGCCACCGTGGAGGCCGAAATCATCGGGATGCGCCATGTGCGGCTGCCCCGCCGCCAGTCTTTGGCGCATTTGACCCTTCAGGACGCCACAGGCACCATGAGCGCCACGTTTTTTGGCCGGGGTTTCCTGGTGGGGACCGTTTTTGTCAAGGGCGCGCGGGGCCTGTTTACCGGCAAAGTGTCGGAATACAAGGGCCCGTGCCTGGCCAATCCCGAGTATGAGCTGCTAACAGGCGACGAGGAGGACCTGCTGAACACCGGCCGGCTGGTTCCTGTCTATCCCGCCGCGGAGGGCCTGACCCAGCGCATGCTCCGCCGGTGGGTGCGCGCCCTGCTTCCCCTGGCTGCGCCTTTGGCGGCGGAGGCCCTGCCCGGAAAACTCCGCGCAAGACACGGCCTGCCCGGCATGGAAGAGGCCCTGCGGGAGGTTCATTTTCCTGGTTCGCCGGAAAACGCCGCGTCCGCCCGGCGGCGGCTGGCCTTCGAGGAGCTGCTGGTGCTTCAGGCAGACATCCTGGAGCGCCGCCAGTCCCTGAGACGGGAGTCCCGGGCGCATCCCAACCGCATCAACGGCCCCCTGCTCAAGGGACTGCACCGCCGACTGCCCTTCGTCCTTACGGGCGCGCAGGAGCGCGCCGTGTCCGACATTGTCTCGGACATGGCCTCACCCGTGCCCATGCTGCGGCTCATACAGGGCGATGTCGGCTGCGGCAAGACCCTGGTCGCCCTCCACGCCGTGGCCGTCGCGGCGGACGGCGGCGCCCAGACGGCGTTCATGGCACCCACGGAAATTCTGGCGGAGCAGCACGCCGCCTCCCTTCGTGAACTGCTCGAACCCATGGGGCTGACAGTGGCCGTGCTCACGGGCAACACTCCGGACAGCCGCAGAATCCGGGAACTGGTCGCGGGTGGCGGGGTGGATGTGGTGGTCGGCACCCACGCGCTTTTTCAGGAAAGCACCCGGTTCAAAAGGCTGGGTCTGGCCGTGATTGACGAGCAGCACCGCTTTGGCGTGTGCCAGCGCGCGCTGCTGTCCGCCAAAGGTCCGCGGCCCGATGTGCTCCAGATGACTGCGACACCCATCCCGAGGTCATTGGCCCTGACCGTTTTTGGGGAAATGGACCTCACCGTGATTGACGAGATGCCCCCCGGGCGGCAGCCCGTCAAAACCCGGCGCATCCCCGAATCAAAACTGCCCGACCTGTACCGCCATATCGGGAAAGAGGCGGGCCTGGGGCGGCAGACCTATATTGTATGCCCCCTTGTCGAGGAGTCCGCACACCGCGGGGGCCAAACCGCCGTCCTTCGTCATTTCCAGGAATTGTCAGAGGGGCCCCTGGCGGGTGTGCCCGCCGCAGTGCTCCACGGGCGCATGTGTCAGGAGGAAAAAGACGCGGTACTCCGCGCGTTCAGGAGGGGCGAGGTCCGCGTGCTCTTCAGCACCACCGTCATCGAGGTGGGCATTGACGTGCCCCGGGCCACCATGATGGTCATTGAAAACGCCGCAGAGTTCGGCCTGACCCAGCTTCACCAGTTGCGGGGCCGTGTGGGCCGGGGCTCCGAAACTTCCTACTGTTTTCTCCTGGGGAAACCCAAGACTCCCGAGGGGCGTGAGCGGCTGGAAATTCTATGCGAACATGGCAGTGGATTTGACATCGCCGAGGCCGACCTGCGGTTGCGCGGCCCGGGGGAGGTCTTTGGGGCGCGCCAGGCGGGAATAAGCGACTTGCGCCTTGCAGATTTGATACTGGATGCGCGCCTTTTGGACCTGGCCAGGCGGGAGGCGGCAGCCCTGATTGGCAAACCCAAAGAACTAAACGCGTTACGGGGATCCCCCTTTTTTGGGATGCAGCGGCAGATCCAATCAGCATAA
- a CDS encoding sugar phosphate isomerase/epimerase, whose translation MKLGMVTYQMGAKMNCDELIALCRDAGLAGVELRTTHAHGVESALGKAERDTVRKKFADSGIAIAGLGTAFDFHSQDAALVRKNIEGTKEYVKLAVDVGAPGVKVRPNGVNKGEELAVTHERIGRAWGEVAAFAADLGVQIWMEVHGPEGSREPASIRAMLDHANHPNALVCWNCNGGETDANGSIKANFDLLKHAIAEVHINDIGIPKYPWQELFTLLQGINYQGYCLAEIEYNDQPVRFMQYYRMLFDLYTGRYQYPVG comes from the coding sequence ATGAAACTCGGCATGGTGACCTATCAAATGGGCGCCAAGATGAACTGCGACGAGTTGATTGCCCTGTGCCGGGACGCGGGTCTGGCCGGTGTCGAGCTTCGCACCACCCACGCCCACGGGGTGGAGAGCGCCCTTGGCAAGGCGGAGCGGGACACGGTGCGGAAAAAATTCGCCGACTCGGGCATAGCCATTGCCGGACTCGGCACCGCCTTCGACTTCCACTCCCAGGATGCGGCGCTGGTCCGAAAGAACATCGAGGGCACGAAGGAATATGTGAAGCTGGCGGTGGATGTCGGGGCGCCGGGCGTCAAGGTCCGTCCAAACGGTGTGAACAAGGGCGAGGAACTGGCGGTAACCCATGAGCGCATCGGGAGGGCCTGGGGCGAGGTGGCGGCGTTTGCGGCGGATTTGGGCGTGCAGATTTGGATGGAGGTCCACGGCCCGGAAGGTTCCCGCGAGCCCGCCAGCATCCGCGCCATGCTGGACCACGCCAACCACCCGAACGCACTGGTCTGCTGGAACTGCAATGGCGGGGAGACGGACGCGAACGGGAGCATCAAGGCCAATTTTGACCTGCTGAAACATGCCATAGCCGAAGTCCACATCAACGACATCGGCATCCCCAAATACCCCTGGCAGGAGCTGTTCACCCTCCTTCAGGGCATCAACTATCAGGGGTATTGCCTGGCGGAGATTGAATACAACGATCAGCCGGTCCGCTTCATGCAGTACTACCGGATGCTTTTCGACCTCTACACGGGCCGGTACCAGTATCCGGTGGGCTGA
- the cysK gene encoding cysteine synthase A → MRVYDDNSFSIGRTPLVRLNKLTQGIKAAQVLAKVEGRNPAYSVKCRIGANMVWDAEQRGALKPGGTIIEPTSGNTGIALAFVAAARGYKLMLTMPETMSLERRAMLKALGADLILTPGALGMPGAIAEAEKIAAENPGFFLPQQFKNPANPEIHFKTTGPEIYEDTDGQVDVFVAGVGTGGTITGVSRYLKQAKGSGVEAVAVEPEASPVLSGGQPGKHKIQGIGAGFKPDILDLGVVDKIERVSDDEAFETARRLAKEEGIISGISCGAAAAVAVRLANLDEYAGKTIVVVLPDSGERYLSTPLFQG, encoded by the coding sequence ATGCGCGTTTACGATGACAACAGTTTTTCCATTGGCCGCACCCCTTTGGTGCGTCTGAACAAGCTCACCCAGGGCATCAAGGCGGCGCAGGTGCTGGCCAAGGTCGAGGGACGGAACCCGGCCTACTCGGTGAAATGCCGCATCGGCGCGAACATGGTCTGGGATGCGGAGCAACGCGGCGCGCTGAAGCCCGGCGGCACCATCATCGAGCCGACTTCGGGCAACACGGGCATCGCGCTGGCGTTTGTGGCGGCGGCTCGCGGCTACAAGCTGATGCTGACCATGCCGGAGACGATGAGCCTGGAGCGCCGCGCCATGCTGAAAGCGCTCGGCGCCGACCTCATTCTGACCCCCGGCGCGCTGGGCATGCCCGGCGCGATTGCCGAGGCGGAAAAGATTGCGGCGGAAAACCCGGGCTTTTTCCTTCCCCAGCAGTTCAAAAACCCGGCGAATCCCGAAATTCATTTCAAGACCACCGGCCCGGAGATTTATGAAGACACGGATGGCCAAGTGGACGTGTTCGTGGCGGGGGTGGGCACCGGCGGCACCATCACCGGCGTGAGCCGCTACCTCAAACAGGCCAAGGGTTCCGGTGTTGAGGCGGTGGCCGTGGAGCCCGAGGCCTCGCCGGTGCTCTCCGGCGGCCAGCCCGGCAAGCATAAGATTCAGGGAATTGGCGCGGGTTTCAAGCCGGACATTCTCGATCTGGGCGTGGTGGACAAGATTGAGCGGGTGTCCGACGACGAGGCCTTCGAGACGGCGCGCCGTCTGGCCAAGGAGGAGGGCATCATCTCGGGCATCAGTTGCGGCGCCGCCGCGGCCGTGGCTGTCCGCCTCGCGAACCTCGATGAGTATGCGGGAAAGACCATTGTGGTGGTTCTGCCCGACTCGGGCGAGCGCTACCTCTCCACCCCGCTTTTCCAGGGATAA